AACTAATCCACGATCCAATGGAAAAACCGACGCGGCACGCATGCACTACCATCATAAAATCACTGCAACTTGGATAATGTCAACCTAACACAACCATCAGTGAAGCTTGCCTTTCTTTGCATGCCTCCAGTTAGTGGATCGATGTGAATCATCATGCCACTGCCCTAGCTAGCTAGATTGACTTCGCTGCGATCACAAAGTCAATCTAGTTCCTTCTTTGCAGCACTATGGTAATCACGTACTTTTGAGCTTGCATGATTTTAGCAGCAAGTCAACGGATGCATCGTCCTGCAATGCTTGGGCTGCAAATTTACATAGAGGCGGGCCGCGGCGGGCACTGCAGGCAGCCTCTGGTCAGCCCAAGCATAAAAGCTGGCAGCCAGCAAGGAAAGCGCACAATTGGGCCTCTAAGTCGAGGCCCAACCCTTTTCAAAGCCCACAACTGTGCCCTTCTGTCCTTGCCGGCAGCCTTTTGCTCTCCTTTCCGGCTCCGTCGCCGTGACAGCGCTTCCATCCAGATGCTTGGTGGTTTCTCCGTGCTGCGCTCGCGTGCCGTCCTCCCACTCTCACTCGCTACGCCTACTCGCTTCCTTCGCCGCCTACCCCACCCGCGCGCcgtctcctcctcttcctccccccgCTTCAGCCGCCGCCGGGGATGGAGGCCTCCTACAAGTTCGGGCCCTACAAGATCGACGCCAGGGAGGTCTTCCATGCCACGCCCCTCTCCTACGCCATGGTCAACCTCCGCCCCCTCCTCCCGGGTATTATTCCCTTCCCTCTTTTCGCTTCGCCTTTGCCGATGCTTTGCTTGCCTGCTGTACCCGCCGCCACTCCGCCATATCAATCATTTTTGGTTTGTGGTTGCTATAACATTAGTCATCGCGAGAGAAAGGGGGAAAAATTCCAGCTTTCTTGCGGAAATGTGGCTAATGGAAGTTACATTGATCAAACAGCGAGTTCCAAATGCTAAATAAAGATtttgtgttgagagccatttcTGTCCTAATAATAAATTCATCCAGGCACCAGTGTACCATCGTACCATTACGGGTTGTTTCGGGAGGCTAGGAATATGGGCAATGTCTTATGCTTGGCTGGGAATTTGAACTAAGTTCCCTGCAAGCGGATGCTACTTGATCCAATCTAACTACTGAGTAGTGCTTGTCGTGGGCGTTGCATTCAAGCTTTGTAAAGCTTCAAACCATGCCACCACATCGCATTTCTTTTTTACCAGTTTGTGTTCTGCAGCTTTTTCTTAACCAGACAAATCATTCTTATGCAGGTCATATCCTTTTATTCAGCAAAGCGGCTTCTGTGCTTTCTTGGAAGTTAGATTTGGGCGGTTTATTGTGGCTGTGGAATTGGAGCTGCGAATCTATTTTCTTTGTGTTGTCATTTGGTGCAAAGCTGTCATAACTCATAACCCCACCAGAATAAACTTATTTGGCTCTAAGTTTGATACATCACATATTGACAAAAATGTGTTGTTCTATATATCATTTTTTCCTTGACAATACATACATGTTCTTGTGTGCCCCAAGCGTGAAGTGAAAAGATTCACTGATCTCAGTTCTGATGAGACAAGCGACTTATGGGTTACTGCAAAGGAAGTCGGTGTATGTCTTGAGCAGTACCATAAAGCATCTTCACTTACCTTTGCTATTCAGGTGTGGTCTGCGCTTCAATTTTATTGTTGTAGTGTGCTCATCCTTTCAGTACTAATAACCCAAATTTGTTATGGACTTCGTAGTTGTTATATTCTATGCTGACATACATGAAATTGCTTATTAACAAGTGATATTACTTATCAGGATGGTCCTGAAGCTGGCCAAACAGTTCCACATGTCCACATTCATGTCATCCCGAGGAAGAAAGGGGATTTTGAGAAAAATGATGAAATATATGATGCGGTACATGGCATAGTTTTCTATCAATCATGTTATTTTATTATGATGTCTGATCAAATAAAGCTTGCCCTTTTCCTTGGTATAATAGATTGATGTGAAAGAGAAAGAATTGAAGGAGAAGCTTGACCTGGACATTGAGAGGAAAGATAGAAGCATGGAAGAAATGGCTCATGAGGCCAATGAGTACCGTGCTCTTTTTTCCTAGAATAACATCTAGTGTAGGAGTTGGTTTCTAAGTTGAGCTGCCTGTTTGCCATGAATAAGTCTTGCTACTTCTTGTTCTCCATTGTCGTGATTCAGTTACCATTGCAGTGACATGGTGATGGTGTCCAGTGGTGTGAACTGGACTGGTGGCATGTTATGTAAGATGGAGAAATGGTCATCTTGTCTAAGGACTGCATTCTTACTGGCAAACCTTTTAGATTAGAAACTAGTTTTTGTGtactgaggagtgaggaggatCAGCTGTTTGTTGGAAGGATGCCTTTACTACAAATCTTTTCTTTGTGTAACTGTAAGAGAGGAGGTACCATTTTCTGTTATCAAATCTAGACAGCCGTTAGGGATTGGATGTAGACTAAGACTCACAAATCACAAGCAGTGTACAAAAATACTATGTCATTTATTACTTTGGCTAAATCATTTTCTGAAGCCCACACCCTACCAAAAAGGGAAATTTATACTTCAGGGTTAAGTAGAAAATGTATGGTATCTTACAGAATCATAAAACCTTATACTCCATAGCTATGGTTCATGAATTGAGATTGCCTCCACCCTTCAAATTTTTCAAAGGCAATATTCTGTTCACTCTACTTCGAAGTATATTGTTATTATGTAGTTAGATCTGCCCCATCATTCCTTTTACTGAAAATTTCTGTCTTCAGTATGCTTCAAGTCTGAAACGAATCAGGTTACCTAGCTGACA
The nucleotide sequence above comes from Miscanthus floridulus cultivar M001 chromosome 18, ASM1932011v1, whole genome shotgun sequence. Encoded proteins:
- the LOC136519628 gene encoding bifunctional bis(5'-adenosyl)-triphosphatase/adenylylsulfatase FHIT-like — its product is MEASYKFGPYKIDAREVFHATPLSYAMVNLRPLLPGHVLVCPKREVKRFTDLSSDETSDLWVTAKEVGVCLEQYHKASSLTFAIQDGPEAGQTVPHVHIHVIPRKKGDFEKNDEIYDAIDVKEKELKEKLDLDIERKDRSMEEMAHEANEYRALFS